The nucleotide sequence GTCCCTCATGCTGACCTGCGTGATGCCGGCAATGGACGCCGAAGGCACAAGCTGAGGGCGGCAATTTGACGTGAGGACCTGAATCAGCACCGTATCATCAGGATTCAGCAACAAGGGTGCGAGGGCCACGCCGCCTGGAATCACGGTGACCCGCGCCCGCTCGCGAACATCCTGGGGACGTGCACCAACGACGCGCTGCTCCACCACTTCACACTGGTCGCCCAGGCGTAAGCGGAGAACCGTGCCCGGCGCAAAGAGGTCAGGTGTGATGGGCCGCGCGCCCGAGTTGGCCACCTTGATCACCGTCGCGTACACGTTTCTCGCTTCCTTGCCACCGACCGTCACGCGCACCTGTGAAGGCAGGGTGGAGCCCACGATCTGCGCCGCAGATTGAATGGTGGCGTCCAGCCGCAACCGTTGCTGGGCTGATGAAACAATCAGCGGGATGATGCCAAAGGCAATGGTGGCCAGCAGGGCAAGTAACCCAAGAATATTGCCGAGGTTCCAGGGGGAGGCTTTGGGCGCCGCCGGCGCGTCCTCAGCCGCCGCGCGCTGAGCGCTGCGGCCCCGACTCATGGTTGACGCCCATCACTGAACATGGTCCTGGCCCTTCTCATGCCGTCAGCGTATCCGACTTCACGCCACCCCTGGCAGAAGCCCAGGAGGCTTTGACCGCCGGGCAGAGCGGTCACAGGAGGTGACCCAGAGCAGTGGTGCAAAAGGCAGGTCGCCTGCCGGCCGACCTTCGGACGCCCCCTTATTTCGGCCAGAGGCGATTCATCCACCCGGCCGGGTCGGTGCCTTCACCGCGCACCCGAAGTTCCAGGTGCAGGTGGGGGCCGGTGCTCAGCCCGGTGCTGCCCACCTCCCCAATCTTGTCGCCGCGCTTCACCCGCTGCCCCACCTTCACCGTCACCCGGCGCTGGTGAAAGTACAGGCTGGTCACGCCGGCGCCGTGGTCCAGGATGACCAGGCCGCCGCGCACGGGGTACATCCCGGCCATGACGACCGTGCCGTCATTGACGGCGCGGACCGCCGTGCCCGCCGGGGCGCGGTAATCCGTGCCGTAGTGGTACTGCACGGGACCGCCCGCCACGTAGGTGCGCGGCTGCCCGAACGCGCTGCTCTGCGCGCGGACCTGCACGGCGTCCTGGAAGGGCTTCGTCCAGACGGGCGGGGTTCGCAGGGCGTACGCGCGCTCCACAGCGGCGTCCTCTGCGGCCCGTGCTGGGTCCTGCAGTTTGCCGCTGATACTGGGCGGGAGGTTCAGGCGCTGGACCGGCTGGGGCAGACCCGCCACGGGGAGGCTGCGGCGCAGCACCTGCCCATCCAGCTCGATCTCGTAGACCAGCGGCGTGGCTTTGCCCAGCAGCACCCGGCCCAGCACGATGAAGGTGCCGTTGCCCGCAGGAACCGGCGTGAGGCGCTCGGCGGGCAGGCGCACGTCCTCACCCACTTCACTGGAAAAGCGGACGCGGGCCTCTGCCGCGCGCGGGCCGGTGAGGCGCAGCGCAAAAGCGTCGCCCATGCGCAGGGTGATCGGCGCGGTGACGTTCACCCCCGGCAGGGCCGGTGCAGGGGGCAGAGGCAAGGGCGAGGCAGGCGCCGGCGACGCGGACGCCGCCGCTTCACCCGGAAGGCGCAGGGTCTGCCCGACCTCCAGCGTGGTGCTGCTCAAGTCGTTGAGGCGCATGAGGTCCGCAACGGTCGTGCCAGCGGCGCGCGCGAGGCTGAAGAGGGTGTCGCCGGGTTTCACGGTGTACGCGCCGGCCACGCTGGTGAGCAGGGCGGCGCTCAGCACGAGGGCGCGGTGCAGGGGCGTCAAGGTCATGGTTGCCTCACAGGGGATCACAGGTGCGTCTTGAAAAAGGCGATGGACCGGTCCAGCGCGGCTTTCAGGTTGCGGCTGAGGTCGTGGTTGTCGCCTGCGTACGTGTAGAAGGTCACGGGTTGCCCGGCGGCTTTCAGGCCACTGGCGAGCGATTGCGACAGACTGTAGGGCACGTGCGTGTCCCCGGTGGCGTGGTGCAGCTGCAGGGGCCGGCCCCGGAGGTCGGCCAGGTAGGCGTTCGGGGAGATGGCCCGGTAGGCGGCCGGGTTGCGCTCGGGGCGCCCCAGGGTGGCGAGCAGCCGGGCACGTGGATCGTTCGGGTCGCCGCGGCCCCATTGCGGGAGGGCTTTGAACAGCAGGTCGTACGGGCCGACCACGCCCGCCCAGATCACACCGGCCTTGATGTCGGGGCTCACGACCATGGCGCGCAGGGTGATGTGGCCGCCCATGGA is from Deinococcus arcticus and encodes:
- a CDS encoding LysM peptidoglycan-binding domain-containing M23 family metallopeptidase: MTLTPLHRALVLSAALLTSVAGAYTVKPGDTLFSLARAAGTTVADLMRLNDLSSTTLEVGQTLRLPGEAAASASPAPASPLPLPPAPALPGVNVTAPITLRMGDAFALRLTGPRAAEARVRFSSEVGEDVRLPAERLTPVPAGNGTFIVLGRVLLGKATPLVYEIELDGQVLRRSLPVAGLPQPVQRLNLPPSISGKLQDPARAAEDAAVERAYALRTPPVWTKPFQDAVQVRAQSSAFGQPRTYVAGGPVQYHYGTDYRAPAGTAVRAVNDGTVVMAGMYPVRGGLVILDHGAGVTSLYFHQRRVTVKVGQRVKRGDKIGEVGSTGLSTGPHLHLELRVRGEGTDPAGWMNRLWPK